In Schaalia sp. JY-X169, the following are encoded in one genomic region:
- the hemW gene encoding radical SAM family heme chaperone HemW, which yields MPRQPEGSVWPEDGTLEPSVGNSPFAAYVHVPFCTVRCGYCDFNTYTTGFGEGADLATYADSVVREIEFSRGIVDPRPLESVFFGGGTPSLLAPGEIGRILRTLDAAFGIAEGAEVTLEANPETLDEKKAQQFANAGINRFSIGMQSAVPHVLKTLDRTHNPENVPRAVAAAKAADCQVSVDLIYGAPGETLGDWEASLRQAIGMHPDHISAYSLIIEEGTKMGRELASGLIAPPDGDLDAQKYELADALLGQAGFHWYEISNFSTSDATRSTHNLAYWRNWDWWGYGPGAHSHVAGQRWWNVKHPRAYAGRLLQGVSPGFAGEKLSEEDRRVEAVMLGIRTREGMGGFDPAVVAGLVRDGLLDVFEGERAVLTLKGRLLADLVTRTLLGW from the coding sequence ATGCCCCGTCAACCCGAGGGAAGTGTCTGGCCCGAGGACGGCACACTCGAGCCGAGTGTGGGGAACAGTCCCTTTGCGGCGTATGTGCATGTGCCGTTTTGTACGGTGCGTTGTGGATACTGCGATTTCAACACCTACACCACGGGGTTTGGTGAGGGCGCGGATCTTGCAACCTATGCGGACTCCGTCGTCCGCGAGATTGAGTTCAGCAGAGGCATCGTGGATCCCCGTCCACTGGAGTCTGTCTTTTTTGGTGGTGGCACACCGTCGCTTCTTGCTCCCGGTGAGATAGGGAGAATCCTCCGCACCCTCGACGCCGCCTTCGGTATTGCCGAGGGCGCAGAGGTGACCCTGGAGGCTAACCCGGAGACACTGGACGAAAAGAAGGCCCAACAGTTCGCAAATGCGGGTATCAACCGCTTTTCGATTGGCATGCAGTCGGCCGTGCCCCATGTTCTGAAAACTTTGGACCGCACTCACAACCCGGAGAATGTGCCGCGCGCCGTAGCAGCTGCGAAGGCGGCCGACTGTCAGGTTTCAGTCGACCTCATCTATGGGGCCCCAGGCGAAACTTTGGGGGACTGGGAGGCTTCATTGCGGCAGGCGATTGGGATGCACCCGGATCACATCAGCGCCTACTCCCTGATCATCGAGGAGGGGACGAAGATGGGGAGAGAGTTGGCATCCGGCCTCATTGCGCCACCCGATGGGGATCTAGATGCGCAGAAGTACGAGTTAGCTGACGCCCTGTTGGGGCAGGCCGGCTTCCACTGGTATGAAATCTCCAACTTCTCAACCTCGGATGCGACCCGTTCCACCCACAACCTGGCGTACTGGCGGAACTGGGATTGGTGGGGCTATGGGCCGGGAGCGCATTCCCACGTGGCGGGCCAGCGCTGGTGGAATGTTAAGCATCCCCGCGCATACGCCGGTCGTCTCCTGCAGGGAGTTTCGCCGGGTTTTGCTGGTGAGAAGCTCTCTGAGGAAGACCGTCGGGTCGAGGCCGTGATGCTGGGGATTCGCACCAGGGAGGGAATGGGTGGGTTTGACCCCGCAGTGGTTGCGGGTTTAGTCCGCGACGGACTCCTCGATGTGTTCGAGGGCGAGCGGGCGGTGCTGACCCTGAAAGGACGCCTGCTAGCCGATTTGGTGACGCGGACGCTACTTGGTTGGTAG
- the trmB gene encoding tRNA (guanosine(46)-N7)-methyltransferase TrmB — protein sequence MSEEVFMARTKSFTRRIRDMNPSLERQFAAVRDDYVIDVPRGVGETTVADGYRLDVEGVFGRCAPLFVEIGPGRGEQVVDFASRHPEVNFLAFEVWTPGIARLTVTAAERGVTNIRVIEADAQQALPILLGPASVREVWTFFPDPWRKARHHKRRIVSLPFAKVVADLLEDGGVWRMATDWENYAEQMLEVMTAAPDFQIAVEDGATTFSPRFEGRVETHFEQRGKEAGRETWDIAAVRLPRGL from the coding sequence GTGAGCGAAGAAGTTTTCATGGCGCGGACTAAGTCGTTCACCCGACGGATCCGCGATATGAATCCCTCTCTTGAACGCCAGTTTGCGGCTGTGCGGGACGACTACGTGATTGATGTTCCGCGCGGGGTTGGGGAGACCACGGTTGCGGATGGGTATCGACTGGATGTCGAGGGCGTTTTCGGTCGCTGTGCGCCGTTGTTTGTGGAGATAGGGCCGGGTCGTGGGGAGCAGGTTGTTGATTTCGCATCCCGCCACCCGGAGGTGAACTTCTTGGCTTTTGAGGTGTGGACGCCGGGGATTGCGCGTCTCACGGTGACTGCTGCGGAGCGCGGAGTCACCAATATCCGCGTCATTGAAGCCGACGCGCAACAGGCCTTGCCGATCCTTCTGGGACCCGCTTCGGTGCGTGAGGTGTGGACGTTTTTTCCTGATCCGTGGCGCAAGGCTCGCCACCATAAACGCCGCATTGTCTCCCTTCCGTTTGCGAAGGTGGTCGCTGACCTTCTGGAGGACGGTGGCGTGTGGCGCATGGCGACGGACTGGGAGAACTATGCCGAGCAGATGCTGGAAGTGATGACGGCAGCCCCCGACTTTCAGATTGCGGTTGAGGATGGTGCCACAACGTTTTCGCCACGGTTTGAGGGGCGGGTCGAAACACACTTTGAGCAGCGCGGCAAAGAAGCCGGGCGTGAGACGTGGGATATCGCTGCGGTGCGTTTGCCGCGTGGGTTGTAA